One window of the Cydia amplana chromosome 26, ilCydAmpl1.1, whole genome shotgun sequence genome contains the following:
- the LOC134660016 gene encoding uncharacterized protein LOC134660016, whose amino-acid sequence MDDVEGKPEDKPDVSKTRRKHVSSESSSSDSDCSSSSDSSKSDSKHKRRYRSKKRGGRKKSRRRLHTLTKQVNELRALVNPDNYYARVDNSDAYSVVSDNVSRELYTEAEPQPGPSQPFVLGLGTKLKEPTIPDATEEQIKLLCEVQRLDNKGWNDIRYSETQKIYSRSPGYTDLEVNEEVKQYDTYPHLVHSDKAYGALTFCLIKQQEALHAAVAEILDYTRAGGEFSYESFREKVSSVLLGGDLFKVSEDMLQLVCGHRAEVINMRRNGITKHIKEPLLKAAIRKIPPSSSSLFNAEEFTAKIEHHGGVRKCFWPLKKTTVSQTDEFKATTGVPSQGTAPHKAPSQGYCNHAHASNTFTCNAHACQENAAAQPYMPQRGNYNHNYPSQGYNSGFKAGPSGSFRGRRSRQYQQKSQNQPRTARKRGASPAGYRYNKRGKY is encoded by the coding sequence ATGGATGATGTAGAAGGGAAGCCTGAAGACAAACCAGATGTCTCAAAAACAAGGCGTAAGCATGTTTCTAGCGAGTCAAGCAGCAGTGACAGTGACTGCTCCAGTTCCTCAGATTCGTCGAAGTCAGATTCGAAACACAAGCGCCGTTATCGCAGCAAAAAAAGGGGGGGCCGAAAAAAGTCCCGTCGCAGGCTCCATACGTTAACCAAACAAGTAAACGAGCTGCGAGCACTTGTTAATCCTGATAACTATTACGCTCGTGTCGATAATAGTGATGCATATTCTGTGGTTTCGGATAATGTCAGTCGAGAACTTTATACCGAGGCGGAACCTCAGCCGGGCCCATCTCAACCTTTTGTTTTGGGCCTCGGAACCAAATTAAAGGAACCAACAATACCCGATGCTACGGAGGAGCAAATAAAACTTTTGTGTGAGGTGCAACGCCTCGATAATAAAGGCTGGAATGACATACGCTATTCCGAAACTCAGAAAATCTACAGTAGGTCCCCGGGTTACACTGATTTAGAGGTTAACGAAGAGGTTAAACAGTATGACACATATCCACATTTGGTGCATTCCGACAAAGCGTATGGCGCCCTTACGTTTTGTTTGATAAAACAACAAGAAGCCCTGCACGCTGCAGTGGCAGAAATACTTGATTATACTAGAGCTGGTGGAGAGTTTTCGTACGAAAGCTTTCGTGAGAAGGTAAGTAGCGTCCTTTTGGGTGGTGACCTTTTCAAAGTCTCTGAAGACATGTTACAACTGGTTTGTGGACACAGAGCCGAGGTGATAAACATGAGACGAAATGGAATCACGAAGCATATCAAAGAGCCTTTGCTTAAAGCAGCTATACGCAAGATACCGCCATCTAGTTCGTCGTTGTTTAACGCCGAAGAATTCACAGCCAAAATTGAGCACCATGGTGGAGTTCGTAAGTGTTTCTGGCCCCTGAAAAAGACCACTGTTTCGCAAACAGATGAGTTTAAGGCCACTACAGGCGTTCCCTCGCAGGGAACAGCGCCTCATAAAGCGCCCTCGCAGGGCTATTGCAATCATGCACATGCAAGCAACACTTTCACATGTAATGCTCATGCATGCCAGGAAAATGCTGCCGCGCAGCCGTATATGCCCCAGCGGGGTAATTACAATCATAATTATCCTTCGCAAGGATATAACAGTGGATTTAAAGCTGGGCCCAGTGGTTCCTTTCGGGGACGTCGGTCAAGACAATACCAGCAGAAGTCCCAAAATCAGCCTAGAACCGCTCGAAAACGAGGAGCTTCCCCCGCGGGGTACAGATACAATAAGAGAGGTAAATATTGA